The sequence below is a genomic window from Physeter macrocephalus isolate SW-GA chromosome 19, ASM283717v5, whole genome shotgun sequence.
GTGGATTTCCAGTGTTCCTGTGTGAGATGCTGCAGCTTCTGTTGCTTCTCTTAAAGTTCCAGTTAGGATGGATCTCCTTCTATTTGATTGCTGTTGCCTTTTTCAGTCCTATAGTCTTCATTTCAGAGCTTCAGGGCCCTAGTCTTCCATGGCACCCTTATGAACTGAgcttcctcccccttctctctttcatttctcacCAAGTTCAACAGAACAGCCTTTGTGTCCTGACAGACAGATGATGTGGAAGTTTAGCTCGTGTACTACAGAGGCTCGTTTGAGAAGTCTTCTGTTAGGGTGGAGAAAACACCAGAAGTATTTCCAGTTTATCCAGATGCTTCCTTCCTTTGCACTGTGCTAGTCTCTTTGGAAACTGAAGATAGGCAACTTTTATGCCAATCAGTGTCTTCTCCATGTGATTGTTTgagtttcttttaatgttttatggCTACTGTGGCCATGTGAGAAAGAACCAACTTCCAAATGTCACAGTGAAAGGAGCCTGTATTCgttaaggagagagagagagagagagagagagggagggagggagggagggagggagggagagagagagagagagagagagagagagagagagagagaggagaggtttTAAGAAACTGGCTCAGGTGACTATGGAGGTTGGCAAGTTCAAAATCTACAAAGTGGGTCATCAGCTGGAAACCTGGGGAAGAGCTGATTTGCAGTTCAAGTCCACGGGCTGTCAGGCTGGAGAGCCAGGAAAAGTCAACGTGgtagttcaagtccaaaggccttcTGCAGCAGAGTTCTCTCTTGCTtgggggaggtcagtcttttgttctaatcagctcttcaactgattggacgaggcccaccatcactatggagggtaatctgctttactcaaagtccaccatgttaaatgtaaatctcatccACAAACattctcacagaaacatccagaatcaTTCTTGACCAAATATCTGCACACAGTGGCCCAGCCAATTTGACACGGACGTACCGCAGAGCACACGAGCTCACATAAAGGCACAGGCTGAGGAGCCAGAGAAGACAAAGGTGGAGAAGGAGAGtgacataattttgtttttgaagagaaaaagggaagggcGTGACTACTGATACCTCATagattttgaagtattttaaagtcaGCCACACAAACATGGTACACACAACACACATCTTTCTTCTTGAATAGCTTAGTAACAAGATGTCCTCACTCCCTCTTGTTCTTAAGTGCAGGCAGGGGTCATGGTAGTTCTGAAGCAGCAGACACCAGCCCCAACCTGGTAAAATGATAGGCAGTAAAGGCCCTGCTCAGACTCCTTCCTCTGACTCCCTCTACTGCACACATCTACCCCAGAGAATTTCTGCCCAGCCCTTCTTTCTAGAATTCAAAACAGCAGTCCGAAAAGTCTCTGCCATGTTTACAATTCCCACCTCCATAACACCAGTTAAAACTGACTCACCTCTTACCAAATAGAAAGCAGGTATCACATCTCTTGTTGGTAAAATATTTGTCTTAACATCTTCAAGGGAAGCCGCTCCCTTGTGAGGCTGCGGACCCCGAGCGGCGGCCGCAGGTCCAGGCGCCATGGCTGCGGAGCGGACCCGGCCGCTGCGAGGCTCTGGCGGCCCGAGCGCGCCTAGTCGGTGTGAGCCCGGCGCGAGGTCCCGGGCCCCGGGGCGCTCGCTCAGGTCAGTGCCTTGTGGAACACGGCTCCGGGAGCAGGGGACCTAGGAGCGACGAACGGGTTGAAGGGATCTGGAGTTGATTTTAGAGATGGGAGAATTGAGTCTCGGAGTGACTGTCTcctagtgcctcagtttccttagctgcGAAATGAGTTAACAGTGATGTCCCAGGGCTGCCATGAGTTTGAAAGATGATGTAGTGTGGAGAGGTGGTTTATGAAGTACCAAGCGCTGTACTAATGTGAGGGACTGCGCCATAATTGTGGGTATGCCATGGAAACAGGTAAATTTTTCCATAACCTTATGGAGAGAAAGGACTTTGAGACATGGCTTGATAACATTTCTgttacatttctttctctgacGGACttgcagaaaaatgaaactcTGGATCACCTGATTAGTCTGAGTGGGGCAGTCCAGCTCAGGCATCTCTCCAATAACCTGGAGACTCTCCTCAAGCGGGACTTCCTCAAACTCCTTCCCCTGGAgctcagtttttatttgttaaaatggcTCGATCCTCAGACTTTACTCACATGCTGCCTCGTCTCTAAACAGTGGAATAAGGTGATAAGTGCCTGTACAGAGGTGTGGCAGACTGCCTGTAAAAATTTGGGCTGGCAGATAGATGATTCTGTTCAGGACGCTTTGCACTGGAAGAAGGTTTATTTGAAGGCTATTTTGAGAATGAAGCAACTGGAGGACCATGAAGCCTTTGAGACCTCATCATTAATTGGACACAGTGCCAGAGTGTATGCACTTTACTACAAAGATGGACTCCTCTGTACAGGGTCAGATGACTTGTCTGCAAAACTATGGGATGTGAGCACAGGGCAGTGTGTTTATGGCATCCAGACCCACACTTGTGCAGCGGTGAAGTTTGATGAGCAGAAGCTTGTGACAGGCTCCTTTGACAACACTGTGGCCTGCTGGGAATGGAGTTCCGGAGCCAGGACCCAGCACTTCCGGGGGCATACGGGGGCGGGTGGGTTGCCTTTCTTCAAGGGTTTCAACAGCTACTTTACCCTCATTCCTTAAAGCCAGGAGCCAAGAATGTgatcccttttttgtttttgttttttaatttaacctGTCTTTCTCCCAGTTTCTTTCTCAGTCACTACAGTTAATCCCTTTATTCAAGTTATTCTTTTTTGGAATTTTCCCCctaattttgcttttccttggCTCATTTGTTAACTCTTATGTCCTTTATACCTTTATGCTAGGAGAGGCAGTTCTTCTTTTCCCCTGTTTCATTTATATCCTATTGAACAGTCAGCCCCCTCTGTTTTGATCGGATTCCATACCTCCAAATTGAGTAAGTGCTACACTTGTAAGTTCAGTCCACTTTATTTGTAGAATTAGGACTGGAAATCATTTGGAGTGACTATACAGATTACATCAAATTGGAGCTTGGTTGACAATAATTTTACAGCAGCCTTAGTTTGTAAAAAACTGGTCATTTGAACATAGCCTTCAGATCTGCGCTTCTCCCTCTGCTTCACTGTATTTTGGAGCTCTGTGCAGAAATCATGTTCGGGTAGTTCCCAGCCTCTTGTGCAGctgctcctttcttcctttctgccctTTACCCACTGCATTAGCCCCTGAGAATCATAGTCTATGCTTCTGAGACACTTAGGAGCAGCCTTCCTGGACTCCCTAAACAGGTTGACTTTCTCTGCTGTAGGTTTCCCAACACGTGTGTAACACTTATCATATCAATACAAGTAAGTATGATAACCTTGTTTCCCCACCAACCTGTAAGCTCCAGAAGGACAGGGATCCTGCCTGTCTTATTCACACTTAGGTCCTGAATTCCTTGCACCGTACCTGGTACTCAGTAATTCTTTAATGTAAACCTAGCTGTTTTATGGCAAAAAACCAAGTCTCCCCCCATTTTGTTTGTCATCCTGtacatttttcttcagtcttctCTGCTACCACTTGTTTGTtgtagaaattaatattttgaagatataTGATTTAACATGGAACTTATATATCAAACTGAGTGTAATATTCCACAGTGTCCAGGGTTGTACATTGACTTCCAGGTGATTTTATACCTGGTCAGCTTTGAGAGCCCTGTTctaaaaaatttcctctttgctgTTCCCTGGACATTGCTGTGGCTTTACCTAACTCCATGcctttgctgttccctctacctgcagtattctcttccttttcttgataaattctactcatccttcagggcCCATCTCCAATATCGCCTCTTCCCTGAAGTCCTCCCTGATACCCCTGGGCAGAGTTAGTCATTCTCCTTGGTGTTTCCCTAGCAAgaggtaaacatttatttttttttttttggacttcctCTTCCACCCCTCACTTAGTCTGAGTTCCTTAAAGAAAAGAGCAGTGTCTTCTTCTTTGGGTCCCCAGTGTTCCTTTAGAGCTTGGCAGgcgtttaaaaacaaatatttgagtacttGCTATactcaggcactgttttaggtgctggggatagagCTCTAAAGAAAATCAGACAGTTTGAGAGAATGGCTCAGTCTGACCTTTTcagatctttgtttttctcattacaCTGGCTTTTCTTGAGTATGGGTACTGTTTTGCAGCTTATACTCTTAACGTTTTATCTTACTGCAGTAAATAGTACAAATATGAGTAGGTCCACCTATGTTCTGTTTTTCCTGCATAGGCTAGATAAGTTATGTGTAGTATCAGGCAGGCAGTCCTGAGAAGAAGTGCCATTATTTCCTACACTGGTTTACCTCTCACTCTGAACCTAGTACAAGTATAAGAGATTGCACTATTCGAGGAGCTTTTCATCCTTAGAATTATAAGCTATGATAATAAGAATTTTgaaatggatatattttttagCATAAAATTGCTAGTTGAGAAAGCATCATTCCTACAGTAGTTCTGGTTGAGAAATTATACAGTTGGGCAGCTAGAGAGAATAAATGTAAttgaactctaaaaaaaaaaaaaaaaaaaaaaaaaaaaaacatcttcaAATCAAACGACAAGCATTCTTTAAGTCCCTACTAGGTGCCCAGTACAGAGGAAAATGCAAAGGAAGACTCAAACATAGTCCTTGCCTATGAAAGCTTATAATTTTGGGGGGAAGCAAGTTTAATATGTAGCAAATAGAAAGAATACATTAAGTTATTAGGGGGGTCTTCAGACAAGGAATTTTGTCAGAGTTCATCAATGGTGGCCGTAAATATGAAATGGAATGGCTTCCTTTCTACGTTGCTGTATTTGAATATATGTTGCAAAAACTGAGGGATATTGTTTATATCGATTGTGTCAAGAATTCTCTCATTTGTATTCAAATCCTTTTAGTGTCTCTCAATGATTGTATGTTTTCCTAGTGTCTGTTTATCAGTTTATTCAATGTAGTAGTCAAGTTTATCAAAACTATATGGAAACCACctgaagatggatttttttttttttttttttttttttcggtacgcgggcctctctcactgttgtggcctctcccgttgcggagcataggctccggacgcgcaggctcagcggccatggctcacgggcccagccgctccgcggcaggtgggatcttcccggaccggggcatgaacccacgtcccctgcattagcaggcagattctcaaccactgcgccacaagggaagccctgaaaatggaTTTTTGACAGAGGAGGTTATTTGGAGCTTTTGCCCATAAAATGGAATGCATCTTTGCACTTGTAAACTCTTAGGTTGCCTTCCAAGGAAGCAACCCATTTTCCTCCAAAGACTGTAACTATCATTATTAGATGAATCGCTAATATGATTTTGTCGATATTCTTCTCTAACTCTTActtacagaagaaaaatgtttgaaaattatattgGATGAACTCTGCCCCTCTAATAATTTCTGGAAACCTGAAATGATTCTAGGTCACCTGAGGTGACAACCTGATCTCAGTAGCCTTGATTTGTTCACTCCCCTCTCAGCACTGGAAGAACCTGGTGGCAGAAACAGTTTCAGGGAGACTGATTCTGAGCTGAAGTACAAGAATGTTTACTGAGGAGCCTGGGTCCTCAGTGTGGGTGGGGGTAATAGGGAAGATCTTTGCTGAAATACCCCAAGGTTGAACCCGGAAAAAAGCACTAAATGTCAAATCTGAAGGGCAAACTAAACAAAATCAGTACTGGAGGATGAGCGTATAGGAAGGGCTGCAACAGGATGGGATTTGGTGTGAGGGAAAGTCAAGGAGAGTAGCTCAGAACCAAGATTTTGAACGCGGATTGCATGTTAGTGTATTCTTTTCGCATGGTTGGCAGTTTATATTAGCAGGATGGGCAAAACTCCTTAATATACTTAATCTGGATACAGTAGCAAGGTAGGACGCAGAGCCAAACTCCAAGCCAGCTCCATGAACTCACCCTTCTAGTGACGGATATCTGACAAGCCTACgtcttctgattttttctttctctgaaatgcGAGACACTGAATCTGAGATAGCACAAAATAGATCTGTTGATCCTCATCAACAGCAGAGAATGTTCAAGAGGCAGTGACCTAAATGCTTTGCTAATCACAGTGTGATCCAAGGACCAGCAGCATCTGAATCACCGGGGAGCTTGTTGGAAAGGCAAACTCTCGGGCTCCCGCCCAGATCTACTGCGTTAGAATCTGCAACTTTTTAAGATTCCCAGGGAATTCATGTGCACTTTAAAATTAAGGAACACAGATGTTCTCCCTTCTCTAATACCACTCACAGATAGTTACCTAGTGTCTGATTACAGACCCACTAGTGATACGgagttcacaatttttaaaatcacagtgttTGCTAATAAATTCTCCTTTAACGTTTAGAACCTAGCACAATAACAGAAAAAGTATATTTGAtcagtaaatattgaatgaacgaggaatgaatgaatgtttcacCTTGAATTGAAAATGTTTGCCCACAACTTATTTGGACTAGCTAGATAATAAATCAATGTTTTCCCCAGTCAGCCctaatgttaaattaaaaaagactTTTATGTCATATAGGCCTCTGTTTCCTAGGCTAAATGTGTCTGGTTCCTTTAACTACTTCTCATGTGTCAAGGTGTATAAGTTCCTCACCACCCTTGGTACCTTCTTCTGGTCACATGTTGGATTACAAGAAAACTTGTGATCCAAGAGTAAACTTGTCTCCAGATGTGCTATAAGCACACAGTACAGGGAATGTGAGCAGATGACATTTCTCTGCTTCTGCTCTGCGCTTTTCTAATTTAGTAAATTGGCTGTCACATCACTAAAAATAGGAAGTTTGAACTtgggctcctttttttttttgtctgaggtTATTTTGCTTACCACAAATGAAGGCCACAGAAGCTAAATATACGTCTACTTGAATGATGactttatagcaataaaatgagCCCACAGGGGCTAATGACTCTGTAATTGGCTTTTGCAACCACTTTTTATATTGGGcatgattctctctctctctgagaaatTCTACATCATTTATCACTAGACTAACG
It includes:
- the LOC112061877 gene encoding F-box/WD repeat-containing protein 2-like isoform X3, with translation MPWKQKNETLDHLISLSGAVQLRHLSNNLETLLKRDFLKLLPLELSFYLLKWLDPQTLLTCCLVSKQWNKVISACTEVWQTACKNLGWQIDDSVQDALHWKKVYLKAILRMKQLEDHEAFETSSLIGHSARVYALYYKDGLLCTGSDDLSAKLWDVSTGQCVYGIQTHTCAAVKFDEQKLVTGSFDNTVACWEWSSGARTQHFRGHTGAGPISNIASSLKSSLIPLGRVSHSPWCFPSKR
- the LOC112061877 gene encoding F-box/WD repeat-containing protein 2-like isoform X1 → METGKFFHNLMERKDFETWLDNISVTFLSLTDLQKNETLDHLISLSGAVQLRHLSNNLETLLKRDFLKLLPLELSFYLLKWLDPQTLLTCCLVSKQWNKVISACTEVWQTACKNLGWQIDDSVQDALHWKKVYLKAILRMKQLEDHEAFETSSLIGHSARVYALYYKDGLLCTGSDDLSAKLWDVSTGQCVYGIQTHTCAAVKFDEQKLVTGSFDNTVACWEWSSGARTQHFRGHTGAGPISNIASSLKSSLIPLGRVSHSPWCFPSKR
- the LOC112061877 gene encoding F-box/WD repeat-containing protein 2-like isoform X2, which produces MERKDFETWLDNISVTFLSLTDLQKNETLDHLISLSGAVQLRHLSNNLETLLKRDFLKLLPLELSFYLLKWLDPQTLLTCCLVSKQWNKVISACTEVWQTACKNLGWQIDDSVQDALHWKKVYLKAILRMKQLEDHEAFETSSLIGHSARVYALYYKDGLLCTGSDDLSAKLWDVSTGQCVYGIQTHTCAAVKFDEQKLVTGSFDNTVACWEWSSGARTQHFRGHTGAGPISNIASSLKSSLIPLGRVSHSPWCFPSKR